The Flavobacterium marginilacus genome window below encodes:
- a CDS encoding trypsin-like peptidase domain-containing protein, producing the protein MKQISNLFLVSLLSGATTLGAYKLLFDNNGYFSSNKNGITTTAPEFYARQTSLGAENVDFTVAADKAIHTVVHVKNVSVRTVSNPIMEYFYGYGGQQQQEQVGTGSGVIISEDGYIVTNNHVVKDASDIEITLNNKKTYKAKLIGTDSKMDIALLKIDADEKLPYSTFANSDSVKVGEWVLAVGNPYNLTSTVTAGIVSAKARNLDTRGIQSFIQTDAAVNPGNSGGALVNTRGELIGINTMISSMTGSYVGYSFAIPSNNARKIIEDIMEFGNVQRGILGVEGGELNGTVSQELGVTQTQGFYINRVSKNSGAEKANLQKGDIIIKLDNQDIATYADLSGYVNTKRPNDKVQVTIIRNGKNMVVPVVLSKNENFNTEFKGIELENINADDKKRFKLNYGVKIKDITNENLEQYSEELVGNIILSINNVKATNVETVSKILNNKDEKQSIRIEMINKNGEIMRIII; encoded by the coding sequence ATGAAACAAATTTCTAATTTATTCCTAGTATCCTTGTTGAGTGGCGCAACAACCCTTGGCGCTTATAAATTATTATTTGACAACAATGGTTATTTTTCTTCAAACAAAAACGGGATTACGACAACTGCCCCTGAATTCTATGCAAGACAGACTAGTTTAGGTGCAGAAAATGTAGATTTTACAGTTGCTGCTGATAAAGCCATTCACACCGTAGTACACGTAAAAAATGTTTCAGTAAGAACTGTTTCCAATCCTATAATGGAATATTTTTACGGTTACGGCGGACAGCAGCAGCAGGAGCAGGTTGGAACCGGATCTGGAGTTATTATTTCTGAGGACGGCTATATCGTAACCAACAATCACGTTGTGAAAGACGCTTCGGATATTGAAATCACGCTGAACAACAAGAAAACATACAAAGCAAAACTCATTGGAACCGATTCTAAAATGGACATTGCACTGTTAAAAATCGATGCCGATGAAAAACTGCCGTATTCCACATTTGCTAATTCCGATTCGGTTAAAGTGGGCGAATGGGTATTGGCTGTTGGTAATCCGTACAACTTGACCTCAACTGTTACTGCTGGAATTGTTTCGGCCAAGGCTAGAAATCTGGACACTAGAGGCATTCAGTCTTTCATTCAGACTGATGCTGCCGTTAACCCTGGAAACAGCGGTGGCGCATTGGTAAATACCCGTGGGGAATTAATTGGAATCAACACGATGATTTCGTCAATGACGGGTTCGTATGTAGGTTACTCTTTTGCCATTCCTTCTAATAATGCACGAAAAATTATCGAAGATATTATGGAGTTTGGAAATGTACAAAGGGGAATTCTTGGTGTAGAAGGCGGAGAACTGAATGGAACGGTTTCTCAAGAATTAGGCGTTACGCAAACACAAGGTTTTTACATTAACAGAGTATCTAAAAATTCGGGAGCTGAGAAAGCTAATTTACAAAAAGGTGATATTATTATCAAACTGGATAATCAGGACATTGCTACTTATGCAGACCTTTCCGGTTATGTAAACACCAAAAGACCAAATGACAAAGTGCAGGTAACTATTATCCGAAACGGAAAAAATATGGTTGTACCAGTTGTTTTGAGCAAAAACGAAAACTTCAATACTGAATTTAAAGGAATCGAACTCGAGAATATCAATGCTGACGACAAAAAAAGGTTCAAACTGAATTATGGTGTAAAAATTAAAGACATCACCAATGAAAATTTGGAACAATACAGCGAAGAACTTGTCGGAAACATCATCTTGAGCATTAACAACGTTAAAGCGACCAACGTGGAAACTGTTTCTAAAATTTTGAACAATAAGGACGAAAAACAAAGCATCCGCATTGAAATGATAAATAAAAATGGTGAGATCATGAGAATCATCATCTAA
- a CDS encoding glyceraldehyde-3-phosphate dehydrogenase: MTNMDLYEKEVLLQADRRRSGIELIKIISDLWYEKSIELVLFRNELIDRNVSEIINLHEYAAKFVGKPISVSDSVEIANVILTLDLPPSKLDIGKLTYEYRLEDEKYPDVRHFVLHKLKKAKSSKEIKPKDVVLYGFGRIGRLLARELMSRTGKGQQLRLRAIVTRDKNDANSLEKRASLLRYDSIHGDFQGSVIADAANNALIINGTTVHVITANTPEEIDYTHYGIDKALVIDNTGAFTTKEALSRHLASKGVAKVLLTAPGKGIPNIVHGVNQNEYNPDEIDIFSAASCTTNAITPILKAIEDTLGVAKGHLETIHAYTNDQNLVDNMHNKYRRGRAAALNMVITETGAGSAVAKALPSLEGKLTSNAIRVPVPNGSLVVLNLEVNTETSVEAINAIMKKYALEGELVEQIKYSLNNELVSSDIVGTSAPSIYDSSATIVSKDGKNIVLYIWYDNEYGYSHQVIRLAKYIAKVRRFTYY; encoded by the coding sequence ATGACTAACATGGATTTATACGAAAAAGAGGTTTTGTTACAAGCCGACAGAAGACGTTCAGGAATAGAATTAATTAAAATCATCAGCGATTTATGGTATGAAAAATCCATAGAACTGGTTTTGTTCCGCAATGAGTTAATAGACCGAAATGTAAGCGAGATTATCAACCTGCATGAATACGCAGCTAAATTTGTAGGCAAACCCATTTCAGTTTCCGATTCTGTAGAAATCGCTAATGTAATTTTGACTTTAGATTTACCCCCGTCCAAATTAGACATTGGTAAACTGACTTACGAATACCGGCTAGAAGACGAAAAATACCCAGATGTCAGACATTTTGTTTTACATAAATTAAAAAAGGCAAAATCATCCAAAGAAATAAAACCAAAAGATGTTGTCCTTTATGGTTTTGGCCGTATCGGACGATTATTAGCGCGGGAACTCATGTCCCGAACTGGCAAAGGACAGCAGTTGCGCCTGAGAGCCATTGTAACCAGAGACAAAAACGATGCAAACAGTTTAGAGAAAAGAGCTTCGCTATTGCGTTACGACTCCATTCACGGCGATTTTCAAGGATCGGTTATTGCCGATGCAGCCAACAATGCCCTGATCATCAACGGCACAACCGTTCATGTCATTACCGCAAACACTCCCGAAGAAATTGACTATACCCACTACGGAATTGACAAAGCCCTTGTCATTGATAACACAGGTGCTTTCACAACCAAAGAAGCTCTGAGCCGTCACCTGGCTTCCAAAGGAGTTGCCAAAGTATTGCTTACTGCTCCTGGAAAAGGAATCCCAAACATCGTTCACGGTGTCAATCAAAACGAATACAATCCAGATGAAATCGACATTTTCTCTGCTGCTTCCTGCACGACCAATGCCATTACTCCAATTCTAAAAGCAATTGAAGATACTCTGGGCGTTGCAAAAGGACACTTAGAAACGATTCACGCCTACACAAACGACCAGAATCTTGTCGATAACATGCACAACAAATACCGCCGTGGCAGAGCGGCCGCACTAAACATGGTTATTACCGAAACAGGTGCCGGTTCCGCTGTTGCCAAAGCCTTACCATCATTGGAAGGTAAACTAACCTCAAACGCGATACGTGTTCCGGTTCCGAACGGTTCTTTGGTGGTGCTGAATCTGGAAGTAAACACCGAAACCTCGGTAGAAGCCATCAACGCCATCATGAAAAAATACGCCCTAGAAGGCGAATTGGTAGAGCAGATCAAATATTCGCTGAATAACGAATTAGTGTCTTCGGATATAGTGGGAACCTCAGCACCATCTATCTACGACAGCAGCGCCACCATCGTTTCCAAAGACGGAAAAAACATAGTTCTTTATATTTGGTATGACAACGAATACGGCTACAGCCATCAGGTCATCCGGCTTGCTAAATACATTGCCAAAGTAAGACGATTCACTTATTACTAG
- a CDS encoding DUF6161 domain-containing protein — MTNKELNQKVAKATDVEWHKNVEETFNFSPIEIVQTIKGVSAIYQYVNQQIKGWEKFGEPLPDEFIASKNYFINIQTQIIQFVNNYSESEVTNLQHYWTSVREQVNAINRKPLPYNSAQTEFLINLYRESPTYFLGAYNTLVGKNYNVNTRELLYGAILAYEFTLQDRTGIANRKNAEQKSISKLKSDFQKYISESGKEVIEHIKNTNDKYDEYAAQIDELKTEKETLFDEWFENTKNEEWKKWYDEKLEKLQKLEETYETKLKLEKPAKYWQKKSTLYYGQGEKAKDLLIKIVVAASVFLALILIISPDWIFMHVFNGNSTAIIRWSLVFITLLTLIAFTIKAVAKYMFSSYHLARDAEERHTLTFFYLALLRDTEVKDEDRKLILQSLFSRVETGLLKEDSSPTMPNDIVSKFLSK; from the coding sequence ATGACTAATAAAGAACTAAATCAGAAAGTCGCGAAGGCGACTGATGTCGAATGGCACAAAAATGTAGAAGAAACTTTTAATTTTTCACCTATAGAAATAGTTCAAACTATCAAAGGTGTTAGTGCAATTTATCAGTACGTAAATCAACAAATAAAAGGTTGGGAAAAATTTGGTGAACCTCTGCCTGACGAATTTATTGCTAGTAAAAATTATTTTATAAATATTCAAACTCAAATAATTCAGTTCGTAAATAATTATAGCGAATCTGAAGTCACAAATTTGCAACATTATTGGACTTCAGTAAGAGAACAAGTTAATGCAATAAATAGAAAACCTTTGCCTTATAATTCCGCACAGACTGAATTTCTAATTAATCTTTACCGAGAATCACCAACTTATTTTCTTGGTGCATACAACACCCTAGTTGGTAAAAACTACAATGTTAATACAAGAGAGTTATTATACGGTGCAATTTTAGCTTATGAATTCACATTACAAGACAGAACAGGAATTGCTAATAGAAAAAATGCCGAACAAAAGTCAATCTCAAAACTAAAAAGTGATTTTCAAAAATATATTTCAGAATCTGGAAAAGAAGTAATCGAGCATATAAAAAATACTAATGATAAATATGACGAGTATGCCGCACAAATTGACGAATTAAAAACAGAAAAGGAAACGTTATTTGACGAATGGTTTGAAAACACAAAAAATGAAGAATGGAAAAAATGGTATGATGAAAAATTAGAGAAACTTCAAAAATTAGAAGAAACCTATGAAACTAAATTAAAGCTTGAGAAACCGGCAAAGTATTGGCAAAAAAAATCAACGCTTTATTATGGTCAAGGCGAAAAGGCTAAAGACCTTTTGATTAAAATAGTTGTTGCAGCTTCAGTTTTTTTAGCCTTAATATTAATTATTTCACCTGATTGGATTTTTATGCACGTCTTTAATGGAAACTCAACTGCAATTATAAGATGGTCATTAGTGTTTATAACACTATTAACATTAATTGCATTTACTATTAAAGCTGTAGCAAAATATATGTTCAGTTCATATCATTTAGCACGAGATGCAGAAGAGAGACACACTTTAACCTTTTTCTATCTTGCATTATTGAGAGATACAGAAGTTAAAGATGAAGATAGAAAACTAATTCTGCAATCACTATTTAGCAGAGTTGAAACTGGCTTATTAAAAGAAGATTCATCTCCAACAATGCCAAATGATATAGTTAGTAAATTTCTATCTAAATAA
- a CDS encoding DUF4386 domain-containing protein, whose protein sequence is MISDKNLARIAGLCYLIVIATGLFSEVFVRQALKVPNDALATAQNIQTHEMLFRWGFAADIVNFAVGLPTILIIYYFFKRVNKLLVQIALAFVIIQTAIIAVNLLNQISPLLILSNETYLNTFHPNQLATLSLLSLNIQAQGYGIGLVFFGFYCLIIGFLIFKSNLLPKILGVLYAIAGLCYLINSFTMFLSKGFENPMFVYLAIPIFIGELSLCLWLLIKGIDTSKYKQSNEN, encoded by the coding sequence ATGATATCAGATAAAAATTTAGCTCGTATAGCAGGCTTATGCTATTTAATTGTAATTGCAACAGGATTATTCTCCGAAGTGTTTGTAAGGCAAGCGTTAAAAGTTCCGAATGATGCTTTGGCTACTGCTCAAAACATTCAGACTCACGAAATGCTATTTCGTTGGGGTTTCGCAGCAGACATTGTCAACTTTGCAGTCGGTTTACCAACCATATTAATCATTTATTATTTTTTCAAACGTGTAAATAAATTATTGGTACAAATTGCATTGGCTTTTGTAATTATCCAAACTGCAATTATTGCTGTTAATCTTCTCAATCAAATTTCTCCGCTTTTAATTTTAAGTAACGAAACTTATCTTAACACGTTCCATCCTAATCAGCTAGCCACACTTTCTTTGTTATCTTTAAATATTCAAGCACAAGGTTACGGAATTGGATTAGTGTTTTTTGGCTTTTACTGTTTAATAATCGGTTTTTTAATTTTCAAATCAAATTTACTGCCCAAAATATTGGGAGTGCTTTATGCAATAGCTGGTTTGTGTTACTTAATTAATAGTTTCACAATGTTTCTTTCCAAAGGATTTGAAAATCCAATGTTTGTATATCTTGCCATACCAATTTTTATTGGCGAATTGTCATTGTGTTTGTGGCTGCTAATAAAAGGTATAGACACTTCAAAGTATAAACAATCGAATGAAAATTAA
- a CDS encoding transcriptional regulator: MTSNRPKYQAINEEHYPINGNMTKYHLSSNKLNKTQVAKDMNILPTTLYKYFKQDSLQLGILWKLSKAVNHNFLAQMSEYLQIPFETQAEKKLKAQLAEKNELINKMEVQLAIYEKIVMK; the protein is encoded by the coding sequence ATGACATCAAACAGACCAAAATATCAAGCTATTAACGAAGAGCATTATCCAATCAATGGTAATATGACCAAATATCACCTCAGCAGTAATAAACTGAACAAAACGCAGGTTGCCAAAGACATGAACATATTGCCAACCACCTTATACAAATATTTTAAACAGGATTCATTGCAACTGGGCATTTTGTGGAAACTGAGTAAAGCGGTGAATCATAATTTTCTGGCTCAAATGAGTGAATACCTGCAGATTCCATTTGAAACCCAAGCCGAAAAGAAGCTCAAAGCACAGCTAGCCGAAAAAAATGAATTGATAAATAAAATGGAAGTGCAGCTGGCGATTTATGAAAAAATAGTGATGAAGTAA